From one Pempheris klunzingeri isolate RE-2024b chromosome 5, fPemKlu1.hap1, whole genome shotgun sequence genomic stretch:
- the det1 gene encoding DET1 homolog, giving the protein MDEDTPTLKPRRIQNQNVVHRLERRRICSGRPGAHWYRVRCFHQNLFPNFTVVNVEKPPCFLRKFSPDGRCFIAFSSDQTSLEIYEYQGCQAAQDLLRGQEGETLLTANDQRSLNIRGRLFERFFSLLHVTNVASNGEHLNRECSLFTDDCRYVIVGSAVYVPEEPPPYFFEVYRNNESVTPNPRSPLEDYSLHIIDLHTGRLCDTRSFKCDKIILSHNQGLYLYRNILAVLSVQQQTIHVFQVTPEGTFLDVRTIGRFCYEDDLLTLSAVYTEAQAESQPGFPRLYTDKTINSLKHRLLVYLWRRAEQDGSATAKRRFFQFFDQLRRLRMWKMQLLDEHHLFIKYTSEDVVTLRVTDPSQPSFFVVYNMVSTEVLAVFENTSDQLLELFENFCDLFRNATLHSQAVQFPCSASSNNYARQVQRRFKDTIVNAKYGGHTEAVRRLLGQLPISAQSYSSSPYLDLSLFSYDDKWVSVMERPKTCGDHPIRFYARDSGLLKFKIQAGLLGRPVNHAVRRLVAFTFHPFEPFAISVQRTNAEYVVNFHMRHVCA; this is encoded by the exons ATGGATGAGGACACTCCGACCCTGAAGCCGAGGCGGATCCAGAATCAAAACGTGGTTCATCGCCTTGAGAGGCGCAGGATCTGTTCGGGCCGACCCGGCGCTCACTGGTACAGAGTTCGCTGCTTCCACCAGAACCTCTTCCCCAACTTCACTGTGGTCAACGTGGAGAAGCCCCCCTGCTTCCTGAGGAAGTTCTCACCAGATGGACGCTGCTTCATCGCCTTCTCGTCTGATCAGACTTCTCTGGAG ATATATGAATACCAAGGCTGCCAGGCGGCCCAGGACCTGCTGAGAGGCCAGGAGGGAGAGACTCTTCTAACAGCCAACGACCAGCGTTCCCTCAACATCCGAGGGCGCCTGTTTGAGCGCTTCTTCTCCTTGCTCCACGTCACTAATGTGGCGTCAAATGGAGAACACCTCAACAGGGAGTGCAGCCTCTTCACAGACGACTGCCGCTACGTCATTGTTGGGTCGGCTGTGTACGTCCCAGAGGAGCCCCCCCCTTACTTCTTTGAG GTGTATCGGAACAACGAATCTGTGACTCCAAACCCCCGGTCTCCTCTAGAGGACTACTCCCTCCACATCATCGACCTCCACACTGGCAGGCTGTGTGACACCAGGTCCTTTAAGTGTGACAAGATCATCCTGTCCCACAACCAGGGCCTCTACCTCTACAGGAACATCCTGGCTGTGCTGTCGGTCCAGCAGCAGACCATACACGTGTTTCAG GTCACTCCAGAGGGGACATTTCTGGATGTAAGGACCATTGGGCGGTTCTGTTATGAGGATGACCTCCTGACTCTCTCAGCAGTTTACACTGAGGCTCAGGCTGAGAGTCAGCCCGGCTTCCCTCGTCTGTACACTGACAAAACTATCAACTCCCTCAAGCACAGGCTGCTGGTGTACCTCTGGAGGAGGGCTGAGCAGGACGGCAGCGCCACCGCCAAGAGGAG GTTCTTCCAGTTTTTTGATcagctgaggaggctgaggatgTGGAAAATGCAGCTGCTGGATGAGCATCACCTCTTCATTAAATACACCAGCGAAGACGTGGTCACACTCAGAGTCACCGACCCctctcag CCATCGTTCTTTGTCGTGTACAACATGGTGTCTACAGAGGTGCTGGCCGTCTTCGAGAACACCTCCgaccagctgctggagctgttcGAGAACTTCTGCGACCTGTTCAGAAACGCCACGCTGCACAGCCAGGCCGTCCAGTTCCCCTGCTCCGCCTCATCCAACAACTACGCACGGCAGGTCCAGAGAAG ATTCAAGGACACCATAGTGAACGCCAAATACGGCGGGCACACCGAGGCGGTGCGCCGGCTGCTGGGTCAGCTGCCCATCAGCGCCCAGTCCTACAGCAGCAGTCCTTACCTCGACCTCTCCCTCTTCAGTTACGATGACAAGTGGGTGTCAGTGATGGAGAGGCCCAAGACCTGCGGAGACCATCCCATCAG GTTCTACGCACGGGACTCTGGCCTGCTGAAGTTTAAGATCCAGGCGGGCCTGCTGGGACGGCCGGTAAATCACGCCGTGCGACGCCTGGTCGCTTTCACCTTCCACCCCTTTGAACCCTTCGCCATCTCAGTCCAGCGCACCAACGCAGAGTACGTGGTCAACTTCCACATGAGGCATGTCTGTGCGTGA